The following proteins are co-located in the Acidicapsa acidisoli genome:
- a CDS encoding glyoxalase gives MRITKSFGVIAVAIILSTGIARLFPTRSTALEVAYAATVTPNVTVGPQYDTTHVYVAPEDFDRFVASLVATFGGTTSKQGVFTVTPTPSSTMSQLVLTPVGTLSVFGFKTPVPYPFGAERTGYLVIDLDEAIQAARTTGADVLVTSFNDPIGRDAIIQWPGGVNTQLYWHTTTPSYKALQTIPENRVYVSADRVAAFVDSFLAFSHGNVIADDAHAPGVEIGRPSDTYRRIRIQSNFGKLTVLVTDGHLPYPYGHETTGYEVSDLAATLAKAKAAGVQVLVPPYTADQRTSAVVQFPGGYIAEIHSITGKPN, from the coding sequence ATGCGTATCACCAAATCCTTTGGCGTAATTGCCGTCGCGATCATTCTGAGTACGGGAATTGCTCGTCTGTTCCCGACGCGGAGCACCGCCCTGGAAGTCGCCTATGCTGCTACCGTTACGCCCAACGTGACCGTGGGGCCGCAATACGATACGACCCACGTCTACGTCGCGCCCGAGGACTTCGATCGCTTCGTCGCTAGCCTTGTAGCAACCTTCGGCGGAACCACATCCAAACAGGGCGTCTTTACCGTGACGCCAACTCCGAGCAGCACCATGTCCCAGTTGGTGCTGACCCCTGTGGGAACACTGTCGGTTTTCGGGTTCAAGACGCCGGTTCCGTATCCGTTTGGCGCAGAGCGAACGGGCTACCTCGTAATCGATCTTGATGAGGCGATTCAGGCCGCTCGCACGACAGGCGCCGACGTTCTTGTGACTTCGTTCAATGACCCAATCGGACGAGATGCCATTATCCAATGGCCGGGCGGCGTGAACACGCAGCTCTATTGGCACACAACCACCCCGTCCTATAAAGCTCTTCAAACCATTCCGGAAAACCGTGTCTATGTGTCCGCCGATCGCGTGGCTGCCTTCGTAGACAGCTTTCTCGCCTTTAGTCATGGGAATGTGATCGCTGATGACGCGCACGCTCCCGGTGTCGAGATCGGACGGCCGAGTGACACTTATCGGCGAATCCGTATTCAATCCAACTTCGGCAAGCTGACGGTTCTCGTAACCGATGGCCATCTTCCGTATCCATACGGGCACGAGACGACGGGCTACGAGGTTTCGGATCTCGCGGCTACCCTCGCCAAGGCCAAGGCTGCGGGAGTCCAGGTACTGGTTCCTCCCTATACTGCCGACCAGCGAACCTCAGCCGTTGTCCAATTCCCCGGCGGGTACATTGCAGAGATCCACTCGATCACCGGTAAGCCGAACTGA
- the cydB gene encoding cytochrome d ubiquinol oxidase subunit II: protein MDMPLLCAVFAALSVTFYVLLDGFDLGVGALLLLQPHEKSRDHMVDSITPTWDGNETWLIMTGVTLLAAFPIAYGILMPALYIPIIVMLLSLGLRGVTFEFRSQMKSYRRRWDVIFAVGSIVAACMQGLILGALLQGVSVQGVTFSGSVLDCIRPFPALCALCVLAGYVVLGGCWLQFKATAQLHGFLGRTLRIALPLFMVSFFAVGGMSLFVQPGILAAWQNHPVLLGTLSCIVLLAAFILFGSIGKRPDVRPLIAGLVMIAAGIGGLAILVFPTIVPFRISIWDASSSRLSQIFLLTGAIVVTPVVLGYSFFAYWVFRGKTPEKGWDGYE from the coding sequence ATGGACATGCCTCTCCTTTGTGCCGTATTCGCTGCGCTCTCCGTAACGTTTTATGTGTTGCTCGATGGCTTCGACCTCGGAGTGGGCGCTTTGCTCTTGTTACAACCGCACGAGAAATCGAGAGACCATATGGTCGATTCCATCACGCCGACGTGGGACGGAAACGAGACCTGGTTGATCATGACTGGGGTGACGCTGCTAGCCGCGTTCCCGATCGCATATGGCATTCTCATGCCAGCACTCTATATTCCGATTATCGTGATGCTGCTGTCATTGGGTCTGCGCGGTGTCACATTTGAGTTTCGTTCGCAGATGAAGTCCTACCGTCGCAGGTGGGACGTAATCTTCGCCGTCGGGTCGATCGTGGCAGCATGTATGCAAGGTCTGATTCTGGGCGCGCTGCTTCAGGGTGTATCGGTCCAGGGGGTCACGTTTAGCGGGAGCGTCCTTGATTGTATTCGGCCATTCCCTGCGCTTTGCGCCCTCTGCGTGCTCGCGGGATACGTCGTACTCGGCGGCTGTTGGCTCCAATTCAAGGCCACGGCGCAATTGCACGGATTTTTGGGACGAACGTTGCGCATTGCATTGCCGCTGTTTATGGTCTCCTTCTTTGCGGTCGGAGGGATGTCGCTTTTCGTCCAGCCAGGTATCTTGGCTGCATGGCAGAACCACCCGGTTCTGCTCGGAACTCTGAGCTGTATCGTACTATTGGCGGCTTTCATTCTGTTTGGAAGTATCGGGAAGCGCCCAGATGTTCGCCCCCTGATTGCAGGCTTGGTGATGATCGCCGCTGGGATCGGAGGTCTTGCAATCCTCGTATTTCCAACGATTGTACCGTTCCGCATTTCCATTTGGGACGCGTCTAGCTCACGCCTGAGCCAGATTTTTCTGCTCACTGGAGCCATCGTTGTCACACCTGTGGTGCTCGGGTATTCGTTCTTCGCCTATTGGGTATTTCGCGGCAAGACCCCGGAGAAGGGATGGGACGGATATGAGTGA
- a CDS encoding cytochrome ubiquinol oxidase subunit I — MSLNPATLARVQFAFTVSFHIIFPTMSIGLAMFLAVIEGLWLKTRDGLYLEIYRFWQSIFAMGFGVGVVTGIVLSFEFGLGFAKFAQLAGPAIGPMIALEVLTSFFLEAGFLGIMLFGMNRVGPKLHFFATCMVALGTMLSASWILSANSWMQTPDGVAVHDGRLVVINWWHVVNNPSWLVRLPHMLSAAYLTSSFLVAGVGAWYLLQGKHLAFAKKSVALGTAFATVLIVGQVFIGDILYGTMLKHQPSKMQAAEGFWEKESASPAPYYWVIAPDQKEQRNRFALGIPYLGSIWLTHSLHGRVEGLKNTPRDAQPIMGMVFYGFRIMYGIAILMFAVATASLWLRWKRRLFTTKWFLRCLVTMTPSGILATLGGWYLAETGRQPWVIFGMLRTIDAVSPVPAQTLLATLIAFVCIYAFFMTAFLIFVARIIRRGPESASIHAEASGSLKNALRPQVLDRANANAAAGR; from the coding sequence ATGAGCCTGAATCCAGCTACGCTCGCCCGCGTGCAATTCGCGTTCACGGTGAGCTTTCACATTATCTTTCCTACCATGTCCATTGGGCTTGCCATGTTCCTTGCTGTGATAGAAGGTCTCTGGCTCAAGACTAGGGATGGACTTTACCTCGAAATCTATCGCTTCTGGCAGAGCATTTTTGCAATGGGCTTCGGAGTCGGAGTAGTAACCGGCATCGTTCTCTCCTTTGAGTTTGGTCTGGGCTTTGCGAAGTTTGCACAGCTTGCCGGGCCGGCGATCGGGCCCATGATCGCCCTCGAAGTACTCACTTCTTTTTTCCTTGAAGCGGGTTTCCTCGGGATCATGCTCTTTGGAATGAATCGAGTGGGGCCCAAGCTCCATTTTTTTGCTACATGCATGGTGGCGCTTGGCACAATGCTGTCAGCATCATGGATCCTCTCAGCCAACAGTTGGATGCAGACGCCGGACGGTGTAGCAGTCCATGATGGCCGGCTGGTCGTCATCAATTGGTGGCATGTAGTAAACAACCCCTCCTGGCTTGTCCGCTTGCCGCACATGCTTAGCGCGGCATACCTGACCTCCTCGTTTCTTGTGGCGGGTGTTGGTGCATGGTACCTGCTGCAGGGCAAGCATCTTGCTTTCGCAAAAAAGAGCGTGGCGCTGGGCACAGCATTTGCGACTGTGCTCATTGTGGGTCAGGTCTTTATCGGCGATATTCTCTACGGCACGATGCTTAAGCACCAGCCCTCGAAGATGCAGGCAGCCGAGGGGTTTTGGGAGAAGGAGTCAGCATCGCCGGCTCCCTACTACTGGGTGATCGCTCCCGACCAGAAGGAACAGCGGAATCGTTTCGCTCTCGGAATTCCATATTTAGGCAGCATCTGGCTCACGCACAGTCTTCATGGCCGAGTGGAGGGTCTGAAGAACACCCCACGAGATGCGCAACCGATCATGGGCATGGTCTTTTACGGGTTTCGCATTATGTACGGCATTGCCATCCTGATGTTCGCCGTGGCAACGGCCTCATTGTGGCTCAGATGGAAACGCCGACTCTTTACAACGAAGTGGTTTCTTCGCTGCTTGGTGACGATGACGCCCTCCGGTATCCTTGCCACGCTTGGCGGATGGTATCTGGCCGAGACTGGCCGCCAGCCCTGGGTGATATTTGGCATGTTGAGAACCATCGATGCCGTTTCGCCGGTGCCAGCGCAGACGCTGCTCGCGACGCTGATCGCCTTTGTTTGTATTTACGCGTTCTTTATGACTGCATTTCTCATTTTCGTAGCACGCATTATCCGGAGGGGGCCGGAATCGGCTTCGATCCATGCTGAGGCATCCGGATCTCTCAAGAACGCGCTCCGTCCGCAAGTGCTGGACCGCGCGAACGCCAATGCCGCGGCGGGGAGGTAG
- a CDS encoding YoaK family protein, with translation MEMTKDTLRAERWLHFSFALLTFVTGLIDAASYLSMGHIFTANMTGNIVLLGLAVANVPGLSVLRSIAALIFAFAGGIVSGRLEHWTAKWRRSHWLGLAAAMETALLFVACMLLVMQHESVVLPISSLYGIIALTALAMGIRNGTVRRLGVPDITTTVLTLTVAALASESSLAGGNNPRWGRRISAVFSMFFGAAVGAFLLQHSLALVFGLAAFITLTAMIIQCFRSDTIQELTAASHK, from the coding sequence ATGGAGATGACGAAGGACACGCTTCGCGCGGAAAGGTGGTTACATTTCTCGTTCGCATTGCTGACATTTGTCACAGGCCTGATTGATGCTGCCAGTTATCTCTCAATGGGCCATATCTTCACAGCAAACATGACCGGGAATATTGTACTGCTCGGTCTGGCTGTGGCGAATGTACCTGGACTTTCGGTGCTTCGGTCGATAGCTGCTCTAATCTTCGCGTTCGCGGGCGGCATTGTATCGGGACGACTCGAGCATTGGACTGCAAAATGGCGCAGGAGCCATTGGCTCGGATTGGCAGCTGCGATGGAGACCGCTCTACTGTTTGTGGCTTGCATGTTGTTGGTGATGCAGCATGAGTCTGTGGTCCTTCCGATCAGTAGTTTGTACGGGATCATTGCACTCACCGCTTTGGCCATGGGCATTCGAAACGGCACTGTGCGGAGGCTAGGAGTGCCGGATATCACGACTACTGTGTTGACGCTGACTGTAGCTGCTTTAGCCTCGGAATCCTCTTTGGCGGGAGGAAATAATCCGCGATGGGGACGACGCATTTCTGCCGTCTTCTCGATGTTCTTTGGTGCAGCAGTTGGCGCGTTTCTTCTCCAACATTCTCTTGCTCTTGTGTTTGGCTTGGCCGCATTTATCACTTTGACGGCAATGATCATCCAGTGTTTTCGCAGCGACACCATCCAGGAGTTAACGGCAGCGTCACATAAATGA
- a CDS encoding alginate export family protein: MRIMRMRIISCLLAGLTLALLGPQLLAQAANPDQVPEVNRNYKLLREDEDWSFLKDPKLREDFWDPIKYIPLRRSADDWYMTIGGEAREVWEQIGNDNWGQSPYWNGYLNERYMPYFDLHYGRHLRTFVELKSGLNSFRRGGPRPIDEKKLDFQAAFLEVGGSSGQKSIHLRVGRQELEYGSGRLIDVREGPNVRLSFDGFMLKSKIDSWQIDGFAMRPDEDNPGFFDNSPDHAVGFWGIYATRPIPRQSSLDLYYLGLERKDAAFQRGTAQELRHSLGVRVSRPIATEKPGWDFDDDALWQFGTFGSANIKAWTIATETGYRIPTILLKPRFSAKADISSGDHPTTNTLGTFNPLFPKGNYFGVLATTGPGPINFIDVHPHVETSLPHDVSLSVDWIVQWRESLTDGVYAVPGFLIRAGNDGQARFVGHRPGTEVRWQANPHVWFQADYGIFYAGKFLKETQPGRNLNYWAFWAGYKF, translated from the coding sequence ATGCGAATCATGCGCATGAGAATCATAAGCTGCCTGTTGGCAGGACTCACTCTCGCTTTACTCGGGCCACAGTTATTGGCTCAGGCCGCGAATCCCGACCAAGTTCCAGAGGTCAACCGCAACTATAAGCTGCTTCGCGAGGACGAGGATTGGAGCTTCCTGAAGGATCCTAAGCTCCGAGAAGACTTTTGGGATCCGATCAAATACATCCCTCTCCGGAGGAGTGCCGATGATTGGTACATGACCATAGGTGGCGAAGCCCGCGAAGTCTGGGAGCAGATAGGAAACGACAACTGGGGTCAGTCGCCTTATTGGAATGGGTATCTCAATGAAAGGTACATGCCGTATTTTGACCTGCACTATGGAAGACACCTCCGTACCTTTGTGGAACTGAAGAGTGGATTGAATTCATTCCGTCGAGGTGGCCCGCGTCCCATCGACGAAAAGAAGCTTGATTTTCAGGCCGCATTCCTTGAAGTTGGTGGATCCTCTGGCCAGAAGTCGATCCACCTCAGAGTCGGCAGGCAAGAGTTAGAGTATGGGTCCGGACGGTTGATCGATGTGCGCGAGGGCCCAAATGTCAGACTGAGTTTTGACGGCTTCATGCTGAAGAGCAAAATCGACTCATGGCAGATTGATGGATTTGCTATGCGGCCGGACGAAGATAACCCCGGTTTTTTCGACAATTCGCCGGACCACGCAGTGGGTTTCTGGGGCATCTATGCCACCAGACCCATACCGCGTCAATCGTCTTTAGACTTGTACTACTTAGGCCTCGAAAGGAAGGATGCGGCTTTCCAGCGAGGAACGGCCCAGGAGTTACGTCACTCCCTTGGGGTTAGAGTTTCACGCCCCATCGCCACCGAAAAGCCGGGATGGGACTTTGACGATGACGCACTCTGGCAGTTTGGCACATTTGGTTCGGCGAATATCAAGGCATGGACGATTGCAACCGAGACCGGGTACCGAATTCCAACCATTCTCCTGAAGCCCCGCTTTAGTGCCAAAGCTGACATTTCCAGTGGCGATCACCCGACTACAAACACCTTGGGAACGTTCAATCCACTATTTCCAAAAGGCAACTACTTTGGCGTCCTGGCTACAACGGGGCCCGGCCCCATCAACTTCATCGACGTTCATCCTCACGTCGAAACGTCGCTTCCGCATGATGTGTCTCTGTCCGTTGATTGGATAGTTCAGTGGCGAGAGAGCCTTACGGACGGCGTCTACGCGGTGCCTGGGTTCTTGATCAGAGCGGGGAATGATGGTCAGGCACGATTCGTCGGCCACAGGCCGGGCACGGAGGTTCGCTGGCAAGCCAACCCGCATGTATGGTTTCAGGCTGACTACGGAATTTTCTACGCCGGCAAGTTCCTGAAGGAGACTCAGCCCGGCCGCAATCTCAATTACTGGGCGTTTTGGGCCGGGTACAAATTTTAG
- a CDS encoding aquaporin, whose product MQESPALPKNAERLGIVRLARDSAIELILTSILLFGVVTIVRWVIGPSPISRAIPGIHAELWIVGAAVAMLLAGLILSPPGRASGGHTNPAISLAMWRFGVFPGVGVIPYSIAQLLGSVVGVVAARLVWGHIVAEPPVVYAALQPRPGWSTWEVFVVEALGMTVIALVVGLSLAVPRLTSFVPWIVGSLVGLGIALLGTATGGSLNPARQFGPVVISGQTRFLWAYLLAPMFGAAIAAWLRRKIQRQRRVLTHRLCGTIGVSTAKAIEDVSHLIGANRITDTQPET is encoded by the coding sequence ATTGAATTGATCCTGACCTCTATCCTGCTTTTCGGCGTGGTGACTATCGTGAGGTGGGTGATTGGCCCTTCACCCATTTCACGTGCGATCCCTGGGATCCATGCTGAACTCTGGATCGTCGGCGCGGCAGTTGCGATGCTTCTTGCGGGGCTGATTCTCAGCCCGCCGGGAAGAGCCTCGGGTGGGCACACAAACCCGGCAATCTCGCTGGCCATGTGGCGCTTCGGAGTCTTCCCTGGAGTTGGGGTCATCCCCTACTCCATCGCCCAGTTGCTCGGTTCTGTAGTTGGGGTCGTCGCCGCACGCTTGGTTTGGGGCCACATCGTGGCGGAGCCACCCGTGGTATATGCCGCGCTCCAGCCAAGACCCGGGTGGTCGACCTGGGAGGTATTCGTAGTCGAAGCTCTTGGGATGACTGTGATTGCGTTGGTTGTCGGGCTCTCTCTTGCGGTTCCGCGACTCACGTCCTTTGTGCCTTGGATCGTCGGAAGCCTGGTAGGTCTCGGAATTGCATTACTAGGAACTGCCACCGGGGGGAGCCTCAACCCAGCTCGCCAGTTCGGGCCTGTCGTTATTTCTGGGCAGACGCGGTTTTTGTGGGCTTACTTGCTTGCCCCAATGTTCGGCGCAGCCATTGCGGCATGGCTGCGACGGAAGATCCAGCGCCAACGCAGGGTACTTACGCATCGGCTGTGTGGCACTATCGGAGTTTCAACTGCGAAGGCGATCGAGGACGTTTCCCACCTTATTGGTGCGAATCGTATAACTGACACTCAACCGGAAACCTGA